In one Trichlorobacter lovleyi SZ genomic region, the following are encoded:
- a CDS encoding response regulator, giving the protein MAEQLKRILVVDDEENTRLALTRLLSREGYEVKTAANGLEALSSLRNNPAELIITDLNMPEMNGLSFLRELNREYPASNVIMITAFGEVESYLEALNLGAFEYLNKPLRLEELRKVMGKMFPASAKREENH; this is encoded by the coding sequence GTGGCTGAGCAGCTCAAGAGAATTCTGGTGGTGGATGACGAGGAAAATACCCGTCTCGCCCTGACACGCCTGTTGAGCCGTGAAGGATACGAGGTCAAGACCGCAGCTAACGGACTTGAGGCTCTGAGCAGCCTGCGGAATAATCCGGCTGAACTGATCATTACCGACCTCAATATGCCGGAGATGAACGGGCTGAGTTTTCTGCGGGAGCTGAACCGCGAGTATCCCGCCAGCAATGTGATTATGATTACCGCCTTTGGCGAGGTTGAATCCTATCTTGAAGCATTGAATCTGGGTGCCTTTGAATATTTGAACAAGCCGCTCAGATTAGAAGAATTGCGCAAGGTTATGGGCAAGATGTTCCCGGCATCTGCCAAGCGAGAGGAGAACCACTGA
- a CDS encoding universal stress protein yields MKRFEKILLATDFSDYSEVACEYALTLAQTFNSSLLVLHVINEPVDLRGFYVPHISFEQLEKEIETGAAKMLDSFCQENIKEFSNFETLVATGVPYEEIMRVAAEEDISLIIIGTHGRTGLDHLIFGSTAERVVRSAPCPVMTIRLPVATP; encoded by the coding sequence ATGAAACGCTTTGAAAAGATCCTGCTGGCAACTGATTTTTCTGACTACTCCGAGGTCGCCTGCGAGTATGCCCTGACTCTGGCCCAGACCTTCAACTCGTCACTGCTGGTGCTGCACGTTATCAATGAGCCGGTCGATCTGCGCGGCTTTTATGTACCTCATATCTCTTTTGAGCAGCTGGAAAAAGAGATTGAAACCGGAGCAGCCAAGATGCTTGACAGTTTCTGTCAGGAGAATATTAAAGAATTCAGTAATTTTGAGACATTGGTGGCTACTGGTGTGCCGTATGAGGAAATCATGCGGGTTGCCGCTGAAGAGGATATTTCGCTGATCATAATCGGTACCCATGGCAGGACCGGCCTGGATCACCTGATCTTTGGCAGCACTGCAGAGCGGGTCGTGCGCAGTGCTCCCTGCCCGGTCATGACCATTCGCCTTCCCGTTGCCACTCCCTGA
- a CDS encoding response regulator, with product MTEAGTKIAIIDDDPFFQRILSDAFREAGFSVYTANDGIEGVKLYLEQLPEVVISDLVMPRMGGVSTCMEIARLAGERQPVIILLTSMFQEGPHEHETPEMGARFHIPKSTAPLDIVILVEQLIERTKLQPDPH from the coding sequence ATGACAGAAGCAGGCACTAAAATAGCGATTATCGATGATGATCCTTTTTTTCAGCGGATTTTATCGGATGCCTTCAGGGAGGCCGGCTTTTCCGTGTACACGGCTAACGACGGCATTGAAGGGGTCAAACTCTATCTGGAGCAGCTCCCTGAGGTGGTCATCTCCGACTTGGTCATGCCCCGTATGGGCGGGGTCAGCACCTGCATGGAGATTGCCCGGCTGGCTGGAGAGCGGCAACCGGTCATCATCCTGCTGACCTCCATGTTTCAGGAAGGGCCTCACGAACATGAGACCCCCGAAATGGGGGCCCGCTTTCATATCCCCAAATCAACTGCGCCGCTGGACATCGTGATTCTGGTTGAACAACTGATCGAACGCACCAAGCTCCAGCCGGATCCCCACTGA
- a CDS encoding hybrid sensor histidine kinase/response regulator, whose protein sequence is MHPADPAALATVLVVDDDPAIQGLLAAMLFRRGYHVLTAGNAAEGLAQVAVHKPELVLMDYQLPDRDGLSVLQEIKTHHPASYVIMATGRGNEELAVELMKAGASEYLLKPFDARILPDRVDAVLKLREIELANQALQAEREHLLLEIETWNRELQTRVQERTEALHRAQSEIAQTEKLAALGYLAAGMAHEIRNPLNSISLFTQLLGQGVEEVEIGDYLGKILKEVDRIDGIIRKLVDAANRSRLVVDDIRLDQVVKDALDIFSPQIDARQIQVSFTCAEPVPPIKADRTELEQIVTNLLMNAVEELPQGGELSIRIDCPEGLIAIRVADNGGGIASDHLESIFKPFFSTKSRGTGIGLPVARRIARLYHGDVTVEQTSESGTTFLVTIPREQKSGRS, encoded by the coding sequence ATGCACCCTGCTGATCCAGCGGCGTTGGCAACGGTTCTGGTGGTTGATGACGATCCTGCAATTCAAGGCCTGCTTGCTGCTATGCTGTTTCGCCGGGGCTATCATGTTCTCACTGCCGGTAACGCTGCCGAGGGGCTGGCACAGGTGGCCGTCCACAAACCTGAACTGGTCCTGATGGACTACCAGTTGCCGGACCGTGATGGTTTGTCCGTGCTGCAGGAAATCAAGACCCACCATCCAGCCAGCTATGTCATCATGGCAACCGGCAGAGGAAATGAAGAGCTGGCCGTAGAACTGATGAAGGCCGGGGCGTCAGAGTATCTGCTGAAGCCGTTTGATGCACGTATTCTGCCGGACCGGGTGGATGCAGTCCTCAAATTGCGGGAGATTGAGCTGGCGAACCAGGCCCTGCAGGCAGAACGGGAACATCTGCTGCTGGAGATTGAAACCTGGAACCGTGAACTGCAGACCAGGGTGCAGGAGCGGACCGAGGCGTTGCACCGGGCTCAGTCGGAGATAGCACAGACAGAGAAGTTGGCCGCCCTGGGGTATCTGGCTGCCGGTATGGCCCATGAGATCCGTAATCCGCTCAACTCCATTTCGCTGTTCACCCAGCTGCTCGGGCAGGGGGTGGAGGAGGTGGAGATCGGCGACTACCTTGGCAAGATCCTGAAAGAGGTGGACCGGATTGACGGTATTATCCGCAAGCTGGTGGATGCTGCCAACCGCAGCAGGCTGGTGGTGGATGATATCCGGCTGGATCAGGTCGTCAAGGATGCGCTGGATATTTTTTCTCCCCAGATTGATGCACGCCAGATTCAGGTCAGCTTTACCTGTGCTGAACCGGTCCCGCCGATCAAGGCTGACCGGACTGAATTGGAGCAGATAGTTACCAACCTGCTGATGAATGCGGTTGAAGAACTGCCGCAAGGCGGAGAGTTGTCAATCCGGATCGACTGCCCGGAAGGACTGATTGCGATACGTGTTGCAGATAATGGCGGCGGCATTGCAAGTGATCATCTTGAGTCAATCTTCAAGCCGTTTTTTTCAACCAAAAGCCGCGGTACCGGGATCGGTCTGCCGGTGGCGCGGCGTATTGCACGCCTGTACCATGGAGATGTCACGGTTGAGCAGACCTCAGAAAGCGGTACGACCTTTCTGGTCACCATCCCTCGCGAACAGAAATCGGGACGCAGCTGA